A single region of the Acidobacteriota bacterium genome encodes:
- a CDS encoding chloramphenicol acetyltransferase, producing the protein MSYARAVMRTLDLDSWPRRRHFEFFKGFEQPFFNLCAEVDVTAVREAGRRSGGPSFFVATLWASLVAANEVEELRYRIRGDRVVVHDRIHGGGTVLRPDETFGFGYFDFEDDFELFEQQTEASLAATREGDDLDPAGERDDLIYYSVIPWISFTSFAHARSGFPSSVPRLVFGRYQQRQDRWWMPVSVEVHHALVDGIHVGRFYQRMQEVLDDFGS; encoded by the coding sequence TTGTCTTATGCTCGGGCGGTCATGCGCACCCTCGATCTCGATTCCTGGCCCCGGCGGCGACACTTCGAGTTCTTCAAGGGCTTCGAGCAGCCCTTCTTCAATCTCTGCGCCGAGGTCGACGTCACCGCCGTTCGCGAGGCCGGTCGCCGGTCCGGCGGGCCGTCCTTCTTCGTCGCCACTCTATGGGCCTCGCTGGTGGCGGCGAACGAGGTCGAAGAGCTGCGCTACCGGATTCGCGGCGATCGGGTGGTGGTGCACGACCGCATCCACGGCGGCGGCACGGTGCTGCGCCCGGACGAGACCTTCGGCTTCGGCTATTTCGACTTCGAGGATGACTTCGAGCTCTTCGAGCAGCAGACCGAGGCCTCGCTGGCGGCCACCCGGGAAGGCGATGATCTCGATCCGGCGGGCGAGCGGGATGACCTGATCTACTACTCGGTCATCCCCTGGATCTCCTTCACCAGCTTCGCCCACGCCCGTTCCGGCTTCCCAAGCTCGGTGCCAAGGTTGGTCTTCGGGCGCTACCAGCAGCGCCAGGACCGCTGGTGGATGCCGGTGAGTGTCGAGGTGCACCACGCCCTGGTGGACGGCATCCAC